A DNA window from Shewanella baltica contains the following coding sequences:
- the ispG gene encoding flavodoxin-dependent (E)-4-hydroxy-3-methylbut-2-enyl-diphosphate synthase — protein MYNETPIKRRPSTRIYVGNVPIGDGAPIAVQSMTNTKTTDVEATIAQIRALEKVGADIVRVSVPTMDAAEAFKLIKQAVNVPLVADIHFDYRIALKVAEYGVDCLRINPGNIGNEERIRSVVECARDHNIPIRIGVNGGSLEKDLMDKYKEPTPQALLESAMRHVDILDRLNFDQFKVSVKASDVFLAVESYRLLAKQIRQPLHLGITEAGGARAGSVKSAVGLGMLLAEGIGDTLRISLAADPVEEIKVGFDILKSLRIRSRGINFIACPSCSRQEFDVISTVNELERRLEDVTTAMDVSIIGCVVNGPGEALVSHIGLTGGHNKSGYYDEGERQKERFDNDNIVDSLEAKIRAKASQMANRIQIKDTTE, from the coding sequence ATGTATAATGAAACTCCCATAAAAAGACGTCCTTCCACCCGCATCTATGTGGGTAATGTACCGATTGGTGATGGGGCGCCGATTGCCGTTCAGTCAATGACCAATACTAAGACCACAGACGTTGAAGCGACTATCGCTCAAATTCGTGCCTTGGAAAAAGTCGGTGCCGACATAGTACGTGTCTCAGTACCGACTATGGATGCGGCTGAAGCTTTTAAACTCATTAAGCAAGCGGTCAACGTGCCTTTAGTGGCCGACATCCATTTCGATTATCGCATTGCCTTAAAAGTTGCTGAGTATGGTGTCGATTGCTTGCGTATTAATCCGGGTAACATTGGCAATGAAGAGCGTATTCGCAGCGTGGTTGAATGCGCCCGTGACCACAATATTCCCATCCGTATTGGGGTGAATGGCGGTTCATTAGAGAAAGATCTGATGGACAAGTACAAAGAGCCCACGCCACAAGCATTGCTCGAATCAGCCATGCGCCATGTGGATATTCTTGATAGATTGAACTTCGACCAATTCAAGGTCAGCGTGAAAGCCTCCGACGTGTTTTTAGCGGTTGAATCCTATCGTTTATTGGCAAAGCAAATTCGTCAGCCGTTGCATTTGGGTATTACCGAAGCGGGCGGCGCACGCGCAGGTTCAGTTAAATCGGCAGTGGGTTTAGGCATGTTATTGGCTGAAGGTATCGGTGATACCCTGCGAATTTCCCTTGCCGCCGATCCCGTCGAAGAAATCAAAGTCGGTTTTGACATTTTAAAATCGCTGCGTATCCGTAGCCGCGGGATTAACTTCATCGCCTGCCCATCTTGCTCCCGTCAAGAGTTTGATGTGATAAGCACAGTCAATGAGTTAGAACGTCGCCTCGAAGACGTGACTACCGCCATGGATGTGTCTATTATCGGCTGCGTAGTGAACGGTCCTGGCGAAGCCTTAGTGTCGCATATCGGTTTAACCGGCGGACACAATAAGAGCGGATATTACGACGAGGGCGAACGTCAAAAAGAACGTTTTGATAACGACAACATTGTCGATTCCCTCGAAGCGAAAATTCGCGCTAAGGCCAGTCAAATGGCGAACCGGATTCAAATAAAAGACACAACTGAGTAA
- a CDS encoding RodZ domain-containing protein: protein MKDHETNAPVESVAPQSVALDVTLGTLLKDAREKMGLSIQDAAVKLHLRPRIIEDIEADNFTNIASSTYVRGYVKNYARMVSADAGLIEACLVRQVPVVTEPAMQSFSRKTTYQASDTRLTWLSIFIVIVLLGSLVVWWMQKTTLLSTIDVSQPTAEEVAAVNQTLPGDVLLTETDASQQLTEIAANGSMSIDGPIKDTDASTIDVSTGPTDNNYPQTTDTSNEDGGSAIAATTAPQTAAPVAQQTVVQQPVAQQPVATATPSPASTSPATSVNTLVAVAGQSIIDVQLTGDCWINIVDAKGKALVDGVKGAGAAVQVSGVPPFKIILGAPHVATLSLDGQMVSLADFPKGRVARLTLPRA from the coding sequence ATGAAAGATCATGAAACCAATGCGCCAGTTGAGTCGGTAGCTCCGCAATCAGTCGCGCTAGATGTAACGCTTGGAACCTTATTAAAAGACGCCCGCGAAAAAATGGGCCTTAGCATTCAAGATGCGGCGGTTAAACTGCATCTACGTCCTCGCATTATTGAAGACATTGAAGCTGACAATTTTACCAATATAGCTTCATCCACTTATGTTCGTGGCTATGTGAAAAACTATGCTCGCATGGTCAGTGCCGATGCGGGCTTGATTGAAGCGTGTTTAGTGCGGCAAGTGCCGGTGGTGACTGAGCCAGCGATGCAAAGCTTTTCACGTAAGACGACTTACCAAGCTAGCGATACACGTTTAACTTGGCTGAGTATTTTTATCGTTATTGTGTTACTCGGCTCGTTAGTCGTCTGGTGGATGCAAAAAACGACCTTGTTAAGCACTATCGATGTGTCACAGCCTACGGCCGAAGAGGTCGCTGCGGTGAATCAAACGCTGCCCGGTGACGTGCTATTGACCGAAACTGATGCCAGCCAGCAATTGACTGAAATAGCGGCTAACGGCTCTATGTCAATCGATGGTCCGATTAAAGATACTGATGCCAGCACTATCGATGTGAGCACAGGGCCTACTGACAACAATTATCCTCAAACGACGGATACGAGCAATGAAGATGGTGGCTCAGCTATCGCGGCCACCACAGCGCCGCAAACGGCTGCTCCCGTAGCTCAACAAACTGTAGTTCAACAACCTGTAGCTCAACAGCCAGTTGCCACCGCAACGCCTTCACCTGCCTCAACATCGCCAGCCACCTCAGTCAACACTCTGGTCGCTGTTGCTGGACAATCAATTATTGATGTCCAGTTAACCGGTGATTGCTGGATAAACATTGTCGATGCTAAAGGCAAAGCCTTAGTCGATGGTGTGAAAGGCGCCGGCGCTGCAGTACAAGTGAGCGGTGTGCCACCGTTTAAAATTATTTTAGGGGCGCCCCATGTGGCGACCTTAAGCTTAGATGGTCAAATGGTTAGCTTAGCGGATTTCCCCAAGGGACGTGTCGCACGTTTAACCTTGCCGAGAGCCTAA
- the hisS gene encoding histidine--tRNA ligase, with the protein MAKQIQAIRGMNDILPTQSPLWQKVEAVLRSSVSAYGYSEIRTPIVENTDLFKRSIGEVTDIVEKEMYTFADNNGDSLTLRPEGTASTVRAGNENGLLYNQEQRLWYMGPMFRHERPQKGRYRQFNQFGVEVYGIGTADIDAEVLMLSARLWEKLGISDHVSLELNTLGDPAERAVYRDALIAFLEQHKDALDEDSKRRMYSNPLRVLDSKDQNVQAILAGAPELMDFLGEESKTHFSQLRELLDAVGIKYTINPRLVRGLDYYNRTVFEWVTSSLGSQGTVLAGGRYDGLVAQLGGKDTPAVGFAMGLERIVLLLETLELNKDIPSEVDVYVTVMGDSCLVEAIKIAQELRSALPNLKVMSHCGGGNVKKQMKRADKSGASVALLIGEDELAEGMVTVKHLRNDIEQQRVARSALGAFLAELAIK; encoded by the coding sequence GTGGCAAAACAGATCCAAGCGATTCGCGGAATGAATGACATTCTGCCAACTCAAAGTCCTCTATGGCAAAAAGTGGAAGCGGTACTACGTTCGAGCGTCAGTGCTTACGGTTACAGCGAAATCCGCACTCCAATAGTGGAAAATACCGATCTCTTTAAACGCTCTATCGGTGAAGTGACTGATATTGTTGAAAAAGAAATGTATACCTTCGCAGATAATAACGGTGATAGCTTAACGCTGCGCCCAGAAGGTACGGCATCGACAGTGCGTGCGGGTAACGAAAACGGTCTGCTGTATAACCAAGAACAACGTCTTTGGTATATGGGTCCTATGTTCCGCCACGAGCGTCCACAAAAAGGCCGTTATCGCCAATTTAACCAATTTGGCGTGGAAGTCTATGGCATAGGCACGGCGGATATTGATGCTGAAGTCTTGATGCTATCAGCCCGCCTGTGGGAAAAACTCGGTATTAGCGATCACGTATCGTTAGAGCTGAACACCTTAGGCGATCCTGCTGAGCGCGCGGTTTACCGTGATGCCTTGATTGCGTTTTTAGAGCAGCATAAAGATGCGCTCGATGAAGACAGCAAGCGTCGCATGTACAGCAATCCGCTGCGAGTATTGGATTCAAAAGACCAAAATGTCCAAGCTATTTTGGCTGGTGCACCTGAGTTGATGGATTTCCTCGGTGAAGAATCGAAGACACATTTTTCACAATTGCGTGAACTACTTGACGCAGTGGGTATCAAATACACCATTAATCCGCGCCTTGTTCGTGGTTTAGATTATTACAATCGCACTGTATTTGAATGGGTTACATCGAGTTTAGGCTCGCAAGGTACAGTACTTGCGGGTGGTCGCTACGATGGCTTAGTTGCCCAATTAGGCGGTAAAGATACCCCAGCGGTGGGTTTCGCTATGGGCTTAGAGCGCATTGTCTTGCTGCTTGAAACCTTAGAGCTGAACAAAGATATTCCGTCAGAAGTGGATGTGTATGTCACTGTCATGGGCGATAGCTGTCTGGTTGAAGCGATTAAAATTGCGCAGGAATTACGCAGCGCGCTGCCAAACCTTAAAGTGATGAGTCACTGCGGTGGCGGCAACGTGAAGAAACAAATGAAACGTGCCGACAAAAGCGGTGCGAGTGTGGCGTTACTGATAGGCGAAGATGAACTTGCCGAAGGTATGGTGACGGTTAAACATTTACGCAATGACATCGAACAACAACGGGTAGCTCGAAGTGCCTTAGGCGCATTTTTAGCTGAACTGGCCATTAAGTAA